One segment of Solanum lycopersicum chromosome 1, SLM_r2.1 DNA contains the following:
- the LOC101243926 gene encoding U-box domain-containing protein 44-like has product MSVKTKTLIIQVCTEQQSITTTDDSMDSPQEHLSEFMEKLSSILTDLKDDKRVVMISNPHIQKAIESLEVDFRRAESVVKSSRISSTHDENIEQVTQTLARGLGLVLFASHDVVESSKKAEIEVLRRDMMKMSGVNKTNLIMSSDESEFSSYDRGVVEEDDRTTIDVDGIVEEDDRIALDVDEIVEEDDKITLDVDDVVVQIKYGDDELLKCALNGLKSLVLDGMITKEGVHHEDMIPVLFSRLSSSKTDHRLIILRILQALAAQDDEYKEMMAEMGNLSILVKSLGHDLEEQKEAVGLLVSLSDVAAVRRRVGRIQGCILMLVAILNGDDQMSSHDAANLLNALSGNTQYALHMAEAGYFKPLVHYLNQGSDMSKILMATALSRMELTDQNRANLGQDGAVEPLVKMFTSGNLEAKQSSLNALHNLCASKANVQRLIKSGIIATLLQLLFSVTSVLMTLREPASAILAKIAAQSEVGIVLVKQDVAQQMISLLHLTSPVIQCHLLEALNAIAACPNASKVRRKMKENGAVRLLLPFLTESRNTKIRNGALNLIYVLSNDMQGGELMEQLEQIHLNTLINIISSSSTTDDEKAAAVGILSNFPVSDKNVTDMFMKANLLPILVSILTSTTPTTTPHLLAENVSAVLIRFTLPSDKKLQHLSVENGVINVLVKLLTCGSIVAKSRAATSLAQLSQNSLTLRKSRKSRWFSCAPPHPTDTFCQVHDGDCSIKTTFCLVKAGAMPPLVQLLQGNERAADEAALRCLATLQQDEIWENGSNLLVKMSCVQPIMKILEEGISLKAQEKCLWILERIFRVEAYRVEYGEYAQVVLIDLAQNGNSLLKPTVAKLLAQLELLQQQSSYF; this is encoded by the exons ATGAGTGtgaaaacaaaaacattaatCATACAAGTGTGTACTGagcaacaatcaattacaaccACAGATGACAGTATGGATTCTCCTCAAGAACATCTCTCCGAGTTCATGGAGAAGCTAAGCTCAATTCTTACTGATTTGAAAGATGATAAAAGGGTAGTTATGATCAGTAATCCTCATATTCAGAAAGCAATTGAATCACTTGAAGTCGATTTTCGACGTGCCGAGTCTGTGGTGAAAAGCAGCAGAATTTCATCTACACATGATGAGAACATTGAACAAGTGACTCAGACTCTTGCAAGGGGTTTAGGCCTTGTGCTCTTTGCTAGTCATGATGTTGTTGAAAGTAGTAAGAAGGCAGAGATTGAGGTGCTGAGAAGAGATATGATGAAGATGAGTGGTGTTAATAAGACTAATTTGATTATGAGTTCAGATGAATCCGAGTTCTCATCGTATGATCGAGGGGTAGTGGAAGAAGACGATAGAACAACTATAGATGTCGATGGGATAGTGGAAGAAGACGATAGGATAGCTTTAGATGTCGATGAGATAGTGGAAGAAGACGATAAAATAACTCTAGAtgttgatgatgttgttgttcAAATCAAGTATGGAGATGATGAACTTCTTAAATGTGCACTTAATGGATTAAAGTCATTGGTTTTAGATGGTATGATTACTAAAGAAggggttcatcatgaagataTGATCCCCGTTCTGTTTAGTCGATTGAGTTCAAGTAAAACAGACCACAGATTGATTATACTCCGAATACTACAAGCCCTGGCCGCTCAAGATGATGAATATAAG GAAATGATGGCAGAAATGGGGAATTTATCGATACTGGTGAAGTCGTTGGGTCATGATTTGGAAGAGCAAAAAGAAGCAGTGGGGCTGTTAGTGAGTCTATCAGATGTTGCTGCAGTTAGGAGAAGAGTTGGGAGAATTCAAGGGTGCATCCTCATGTTGGTTGCAATTCTTAATGGGGATGATCAAATGTCGTCACATGACGCTGCCAACTTGTTAAATGCTTTATCAGGCAATACTCAATATGCTCTTCATATGGCTGAGGCTGGCTATTTCAAGCCTCTTGTACACTATTTGAACCAAG GATCAGATATGAGTAAGATTCTAATGGCAACAGCACTTTCAAGAATGGAACTCACAGATCAAAATAGAGCTAACCTGGGACAAGATGGAGCCGTTGAACCGCTAGTCAAAATGTTCACCTCTGGGAACCTAGAAGCTAAGCAATCGTCTCTAAACGCGTTGCACAACTTGTGTGCCTCAAAAGCAAACGTTCAACGTCTGATAAAATCGGGCATAATTGCTACTCTGCTACAGCTTCTTTTCTCTGTTACATCGGTGCTCATGACTCTAAGAGAGCCAGCATCTGCAATTCTTGCAAAAATAGCTGCTCAATCGGAAGTTGGCATAGTACTAGTGAAACAAGATGTTGCACAGCAGATGATTTCGCTCCTTCATCTGACGAGTCCAGTAATTCAGTGTCACTTGTTAGAAGCACTTAATGCCATCGCTGCTTGTCCGAATGCTTCAAAGGTCAGaagaaaaatgaaggaaaatgGCGCTGTTCGCCTCCTCTTACCATTCCTAACAGAAAGCCGCAATACAAAGATTAGAAATGGAGCTTTAAATTTGATTTACGTATTGTCTAATGATATGCAAGGTGGGGAGCTAATGGAGCAGCTAGAACAAATACATCTGAATACATTGATcaacatcatatcatcatcatccacGACGGATGATGAAAAGGCTGCTGCTGTTGGCATACTAAGCAACTTTCCAGTGAGTGACAAGAATGTCACAGACATGTTTATGAAAGCAAACCTACTGCCCATTTTGGTTTCCATATTGACATCAACTACTCCAACAACAACACCACATTTACTAGCTGAGAATGTCTCCGCAGTACTAATCCGATTCACCCTTCCATCAGACAAGAAACTACAACACTTGTCTGTCGAAAACGGGGTGATCAATGTTTTAGTAAAGCTCCTCACATGTGGCTCCATAGTAGCCAAAAGTAGAGCTGCAACATCACTAGCTCAACTATCTCAAAACTCACTGACTCTacgaaaatcaagaaaatcaagATGGTTTTCATGTGCCCCTCCACATCCTACAGACACATTTTGTCAAGTACATGATGGGGATTGCTCTATAAAAACCACATTCTGCTTGGTAAAAGCGGGGGCAATGCCCCCGCTAGTCCAACTATTGCAAGGCAACGAAAGAGCAGCTGACGAAGCTGCTCTCCGTTGCCTTGCAACATTACAACAAGATGAGATTTGGGAAAATGGGAGCAACTTGTTAGTGAAAATGTCATGTGTACAACCAATTATGAAGATTCTTGAAGAAGGGATTAGCTTAAAAGCTCAAGAGAAATGTCTTTGGATATTGGAAAGGATATTTAGAGTGGAAGCTTATAGAGTAGAGTATGGTGAATATGCACAAGTTGTGCTAATTGATTTAGCACAAAATGGGAATTCATTGTTGAAACCTACGGTGGCTAAATTATTAGCACAACTTGAGCTCTTGCAGCAACAATCTAGTTACTTTTga